In Cystobacter fuscus DSM 2262, a single window of DNA contains:
- a CDS encoding CDP-alcohol phosphatidyltransferase family protein, whose protein sequence is MAMSEQQAGTLEPHVLVLDKQQSYKRPEEDALIRTLREGCRRAAVRYLPYRLSPVILGMPGLLLHLFLLAAVHTFERARWMYGLWVLCRVIHFCLDAMDGTQARRNGTQSTARHFWDHWVDVANSAMAVMIVARLGPQQGVSFMPYILLTATGQLFFYLGLCRYFATGIMRDPYINHLWNYVFCLFLGLSVCLQGVELLDTRGFQLTYAFASLAAFGCGFVSLVKDLLLMSRSKLSSARFYVRILTAPALILGIHVLWLQDSSDVFCARALVALAMSSLAVGIHARQLVNKAPAWLTAEGALFLLVLPLSALPSSLQPALHRVLLLVMVLTMVINLVRYLREMISQYPEIGFPWVWLPSTYRPGLLRVSNKLAA, encoded by the coding sequence ATGGCGATGAGCGAGCAGCAGGCAGGGACGTTGGAGCCGCATGTATTGGTCCTCGACAAGCAGCAGAGCTACAAACGCCCGGAGGAAGACGCCCTCATCCGGACGCTCCGGGAGGGCTGCCGGCGCGCCGCCGTCCGCTACCTGCCCTACCGCCTCTCCCCGGTCATCCTGGGCATGCCCGGGTTGCTGCTGCACCTGTTCCTGCTCGCCGCCGTCCATACCTTCGAGCGCGCGCGGTGGATGTATGGCCTCTGGGTGCTCTGCCGGGTGATTCACTTCTGTCTGGATGCCATGGATGGCACCCAGGCCCGGCGCAACGGGACGCAGTCGACCGCGCGCCACTTCTGGGACCATTGGGTCGACGTCGCCAATTCGGCCATGGCCGTGATGATCGTGGCGCGGCTCGGTCCCCAGCAGGGCGTCTCCTTCATGCCCTACATCCTGCTGACCGCCACCGGCCAGTTGTTCTTCTACCTCGGGCTGTGCCGCTACTTCGCCACGGGCATCATGCGAGACCCCTACATCAACCACCTCTGGAACTATGTCTTCTGTCTGTTCCTCGGGTTGTCCGTCTGTCTTCAGGGCGTGGAGCTGCTCGACACCCGCGGCTTCCAGCTCACCTACGCGTTCGCGAGCCTCGCGGCCTTCGGGTGCGGCTTCGTGTCCCTGGTGAAGGATCTGTTGCTCATGTCCCGCTCGAAGCTGTCCTCCGCGCGCTTCTACGTGCGGATCCTCACGGCGCCGGCGCTCATCCTCGGCATCCACGTGCTCTGGCTCCAGGACTCGAGCGATGTCTTCTGCGCGCGGGCCCTCGTCGCCCTCGCCATGAGCAGCCTCGCGGTGGGCATCCACGCGCGCCAGCTCGTCAACAAGGCTCCGGCCTGGCTGACGGCCGAGGGGGCCTTGTTCCTCCTCGTGCTCCCCCTGTCGGCGCTGCCCTCGTCACTCCAGCCCGCGCTCCACCGCGTACTGCTGCTGGTGATGGTGCTGACCATGGTCATCAACCTGGTCCGCTACCTCCGGGAGATGATCTCCCAGTACCCGGAGATTGGCTTTCCGTGGGTCTGGCTGCCCTCCACGTACCGGCCGGGGCTGCTGCGGGTCAGCAACAAGCTCGCGGCATGA
- a CDS encoding YbdD/YjiX family protein encodes MAGTSEALRHFWRRAVQTARLVIGVPDYDTYVAHMRAKHPERGVMTYEEFFDERMRARYRSGGGRCC; translated from the coding sequence ATGGCGGGCACGAGCGAGGCGCTGCGGCACTTCTGGCGGCGGGCGGTGCAGACCGCCCGGCTGGTCATCGGCGTGCCCGACTACGACACCTACGTGGCACACATGCGCGCGAAGCATCCGGAGCGCGGGGTGATGACCTACGAGGAGTTCTTCGACGAGCGCATGCGGGCGCGCTACCGGAGCGGGGGCGGGCGCTGCTGTTGA
- a CDS encoding D-arabinono-1,4-lactone oxidase has product MTVARAFSPQVPSVQFDPQTCLHYPTSEEEIVQLVQYASSNNLQVRVIGSGHSVREAILSTASNAINISLEQYRKVTSNSDGTFTVQAGCCLGLDAPEPWENTFFYQLQQLAQAVPDMGGVTHQAVGGFTTMGCSGGSLQYAYTDSIVGISLVDGQGVVRSYSRGKDPEFEAVLVSMGLMGITSTLTFKPNDAFNIIGSETCYALNDVNCPIDFFGPGTPDKPSLEQFMRQTEYTRLMWWPQKGAERIVVWKAQRMTSEDYTTLGMTPENFQPKQYLEFPVVLGSQIPAQIVASLFYQLSAGWPTLVNLIQDPLLRAEITLLIDLTYGPCILPFVIDQFAPVYTGDSPPTEAPQLEIPQGVFSDEVRIVELGKNTGGESMRGAAAQGSAGRRAAGGPVLRLLRPDAPTSADSIRVTSVAIDLWKDVLARMPNASTHLPKLQSLLSERGLKLPRYYHIHVPSDVLEELQPGNRTAPQDAKGKQQFWDSWYRGLPMDNDVSDFLMPTEFTELWIPLEKTQAVMNKLRDFYEQGGLGATGSYSCEIYAAKADELWLSPAYKQDVVRVDVFWFHDLFRDEAALKAFYQQYWELLREYDFRPHWAKYLPEGDLGPAYLARLYPQWNQFLALRARMDPKQLFVTDYWREALGIPQNNS; this is encoded by the coding sequence ATGACTGTCGCAAGAGCGTTCTCGCCGCAGGTTCCCTCCGTCCAGTTCGATCCGCAGACGTGCCTCCACTACCCCACGAGCGAGGAGGAGATCGTTCAACTCGTTCAGTATGCCTCCTCGAACAACCTGCAAGTTCGGGTGATTGGTTCAGGCCATTCCGTGCGGGAGGCCATCCTGTCCACCGCGTCGAATGCCATCAACATCTCGCTGGAGCAGTACCGGAAGGTCACCTCCAACTCGGATGGGACCTTCACGGTCCAGGCCGGGTGCTGCCTGGGGCTGGATGCACCCGAACCCTGGGAGAACACGTTCTTCTACCAGCTGCAGCAGCTCGCACAGGCCGTGCCGGACATGGGCGGTGTCACCCATCAGGCCGTGGGAGGATTCACCACCATGGGATGCTCGGGGGGCTCGCTGCAGTACGCCTACACCGACAGCATTGTCGGTATCTCCCTGGTGGATGGGCAGGGCGTGGTGCGCTCGTACAGCCGAGGGAAGGATCCGGAGTTCGAGGCCGTGCTCGTTTCCATGGGGCTCATGGGCATCACCTCCACCCTCACCTTCAAGCCCAACGATGCCTTCAACATCATCGGGAGCGAGACGTGCTACGCCTTGAATGACGTCAACTGCCCCATCGACTTCTTCGGGCCAGGAACACCCGACAAGCCCTCGCTGGAGCAGTTCATGCGCCAGACGGAGTACACCCGTCTGATGTGGTGGCCCCAGAAGGGGGCCGAGCGCATCGTCGTCTGGAAGGCCCAGCGCATGACGAGCGAGGATTACACCACGTTGGGGATGACCCCCGAGAACTTCCAACCCAAGCAATATCTCGAGTTTCCGGTCGTCCTCGGGAGCCAGATTCCGGCGCAGATCGTCGCGTCCCTGTTCTACCAGCTCTCCGCTGGCTGGCCGACCCTGGTCAATCTCATCCAGGATCCGTTGTTGCGCGCCGAGATCACCCTGCTCATCGATTTGACGTATGGGCCATGCATCCTGCCCTTCGTGATCGACCAGTTCGCCCCTGTCTACACGGGGGACTCGCCGCCGACGGAGGCCCCCCAGTTGGAGATTCCACAGGGCGTGTTCTCGGACGAGGTTCGCATCGTCGAGCTCGGGAAGAACACGGGTGGCGAGTCCATGCGGGGCGCGGCCGCGCAGGGTTCCGCGGGACGGCGCGCCGCCGGGGGTCCGGTCCTCCGGCTGCTGCGCCCGGATGCCCCGACCTCGGCGGATTCAATCCGCGTCACCTCGGTGGCGATCGATCTCTGGAAGGATGTGCTGGCCCGGATGCCGAACGCGAGCACCCACCTTCCCAAGCTGCAGTCCCTCCTGAGCGAGCGGGGCCTGAAGTTGCCCCGCTACTACCACATCCACGTCCCGAGCGACGTCCTGGAGGAGCTCCAGCCCGGGAACAGGACGGCCCCCCAGGATGCGAAGGGCAAGCAGCAGTTCTGGGACTCCTGGTACCGCGGTCTGCCCATGGACAACGATGTCTCCGACTTCTTGATGCCCACCGAGTTCACCGAGCTGTGGATTCCCCTCGAGAAGACGCAGGCGGTGATGAACAAGCTGCGGGACTTCTATGAGCAGGGGGGGCTCGGGGCCACGGGCTCCTACTCCTGCGAGATCTACGCGGCCAAGGCCGATGAGCTCTGGCTGAGCCCCGCCTACAAGCAGGACGTGGTCCGCGTGGACGTGTTCTGGTTCCACGACCTGTTCCGGGACGAGGCGGCCCTCAAGGCCTTCTACCAGCAGTACTGGGAGCTGCTGCGGGAGTACGACTTCCGCCCGCATTGGGCCAAGTACCTGCCGGAAGGGGACCTGGGGCCCGCGTACCTGGCGCGGCTCTACCCCCAGTGGAACCAGTTCCTGGCGCTGCGCGCGCGGATGGATCCCAAGCAGCTCTTCGTCACCGACTACTGGCGCGAGGCGCTCGGCATCCCCCAGAACAACTCGTAG
- a CDS encoding carbon starvation CstA family protein produces MGHVVSKLGWAVLACVGAACLGVVALHRGETINATWLVVAAVCVYLLGYRFYGRFIARAALRLDPTRATPAQLRNDGLDYVPTDKWVLFGHHFAAIAGAGPLVGPVLAAQMGYLPGTMWILFGVVLAGAVQDFIVLFLSTRRDGKSLGDIVRLEMGPAAGVVAMVGVLMIMMIILAVLALVVVKALASSPWGTFTVAMTIPIALLMGIYLRTLRPGRVLEVSVIGFVLLMLSIWLGGRVADSPSLAPLFTYDGKALAWMLIAYGFCAAVLPVWLLLAPRDYLSTFLKIGTVLVLALGIVLAAPELRMPAITRFVDGSGPVFSGSLFPFLFITIACGAVSGWHSLIASGTTPKMLANESESLLVGYGAMLMESFVAIMALIAATVLDPGVYFAMNSPPAVIGTTVEQAARVVGEWGFVITPELLAQTAKDIGESSILSRAGGAPTLAVGMAQILHGLVGGEGMMAFWYHYAILFEALFILTTVDAGTRVGRFMIQELAGLVYAPLRRTDSWGANLAATAVCVGGWGYFLYQGVVDPLGGINTLWPLFGIANQMLAAIALTLSCVVLVKMKRERYAWIPALPTVWLVCCTLTAGWQKVFSSDVRVSFLAHARAFSAAAEQGKVLAPAKTVADMQQVITNDYVDAALTVLFMMVVVVILGFGVRAILAARRSVEPTARETAPATLPVVGS; encoded by the coding sequence ATGGGTCATGTCGTGAGCAAGCTGGGCTGGGCCGTGCTCGCCTGTGTGGGAGCGGCCTGTCTGGGCGTGGTGGCGTTGCACCGGGGAGAAACCATCAACGCCACCTGGTTGGTGGTGGCCGCGGTCTGTGTCTATCTCCTCGGCTACCGCTTCTATGGGCGCTTCATCGCGCGCGCGGCGCTGCGGTTGGACCCCACCCGGGCCACACCCGCGCAGTTGCGCAACGATGGCCTGGACTATGTGCCCACGGACAAGTGGGTGCTGTTCGGCCACCACTTCGCCGCCATCGCCGGAGCGGGGCCGCTGGTGGGGCCGGTGCTCGCCGCGCAGATGGGCTACCTGCCCGGGACGATGTGGATCCTCTTCGGCGTGGTGCTGGCCGGCGCGGTGCAGGACTTCATCGTCCTCTTCCTGTCCACGCGCCGCGACGGCAAGTCCCTGGGCGACATCGTGCGCCTGGAGATGGGGCCCGCCGCGGGCGTGGTGGCCATGGTGGGCGTGTTGATGATCATGATGATCATCCTCGCGGTGTTGGCGCTCGTCGTCGTCAAGGCGCTCGCGTCGAGCCCCTGGGGCACCTTCACCGTGGCGATGACCATCCCCATCGCCCTGCTCATGGGCATCTACCTGCGCACCCTGCGCCCGGGCCGCGTGCTGGAGGTCTCCGTCATCGGCTTCGTGCTGCTGATGCTGTCCATCTGGCTGGGGGGCCGGGTCGCCGACTCGCCCTCGCTCGCGCCGCTGTTCACCTATGACGGCAAGGCCCTGGCGTGGATGCTCATCGCCTATGGCTTCTGCGCCGCGGTGCTGCCGGTGTGGCTGCTGCTGGCGCCGCGCGACTACCTGTCCACCTTCCTGAAGATCGGCACCGTGCTGGTGCTGGCGCTGGGCATCGTGCTGGCCGCGCCGGAGCTGCGGATGCCCGCGATCACCCGCTTCGTGGATGGCTCGGGGCCGGTGTTCTCCGGGAGCCTGTTCCCCTTCCTGTTCATCACCATCGCGTGTGGCGCGGTGTCGGGGTGGCACTCGCTCATCGCCTCGGGCACCACGCCCAAGATGCTGGCCAACGAGAGCGAGTCGCTCCTGGTGGGCTACGGCGCCATGCTGATGGAGTCCTTCGTCGCCATCATGGCGCTCATCGCCGCCACGGTGCTGGATCCGGGCGTGTACTTCGCCATGAACTCGCCGCCCGCGGTGATTGGCACCACGGTCGAGCAGGCGGCGCGGGTGGTGGGGGAGTGGGGCTTCGTCATCACCCCCGAGCTGCTCGCCCAGACGGCGAAGGACATCGGCGAGTCCTCCATCCTGTCGCGTGCTGGCGGCGCGCCCACGCTCGCGGTGGGCATGGCGCAGATCCTCCATGGCCTGGTGGGCGGGGAGGGGATGATGGCCTTCTGGTACCACTACGCCATCCTGTTCGAGGCGCTCTTCATCCTCACCACGGTGGACGCGGGCACGCGCGTGGGCCGCTTCATGATCCAGGAACTGGCGGGGCTCGTCTACGCGCCCCTGCGCAGGACGGACTCCTGGGGCGCCAACCTGGCCGCCACGGCGGTGTGCGTGGGCGGCTGGGGCTACTTCCTCTACCAGGGGGTGGTGGATCCACTCGGCGGCATCAACACGCTCTGGCCCCTGTTCGGCATCGCCAACCAGATGCTGGCGGCCATCGCGCTGACGCTCTCGTGCGTGGTGCTCGTGAAGATGAAGCGCGAGCGCTACGCGTGGATCCCCGCGCTGCCCACCGTGTGGCTGGTGTGCTGCACGCTGACGGCTGGCTGGCAGAAGGTGTTCAGCTCGGACGTGCGGGTGAGCTTCCTCGCCCACGCGCGTGCGTTCTCGGCCGCCGCCGAGCAGGGCAAGGTGCTGGCTCCGGCCAAGACCGTGGCGGACATGCAGCAGGTCATCACCAATGACTACGTGGACGCCGCCCTGACGGTGCTGTTCATGATGGTGGTGGTGGTGATTCTCGGCTTCGGCGTGCGCGCCATTCTGGCCGCCCGGCGCTCGGTGGAGCCCACGGCGCGCGAGACGGCTCCCGCGACCCTGCCGGTGGTGGGCTCCTGA
- a CDS encoding LacI family DNA-binding transcriptional regulator produces the protein MRPVGSERANLKTLATHLGLSISTVSRALKDGPEVRPETIQRVKEAAARFGYVPNIGGIHLRTGRTYKVCSILYAPEVGDYGEPGFLAQVESLSNGMETAGYNLLVLAQTGHQAPLDPVRKIYDQRLADAVVFSRTMPMDERARFCLEKDIPFVSFGRTELQTPHAYVDHDDERAVFDAVVHLAKNGHRKIVLLNPSGGFNYVGLRLRGYQRALGEVGLPWNESLVYQGDLSVRHTREAIQRILQREPSITAIVCGNQMSIVGTLEGLIESGRDTKRDGVSVVGFGGMPFLTLSEQHVTYYYQPQSRVGAVLAKHLTALLNGEPAENLRTVLPYVRIDDLRLFRTQDEIDLTQEPPRS, from the coding sequence ATGCGACCGGTTGGGTCGGAGCGTGCCAACCTCAAGACGCTGGCCACGCACCTTGGGCTGTCGATCAGCACCGTGTCCCGCGCGCTGAAGGACGGTCCGGAGGTGAGGCCGGAGACGATCCAGCGGGTGAAGGAGGCCGCCGCCCGGTTCGGCTACGTGCCGAACATCGGCGGCATCCACCTGCGCACCGGCCGGACGTACAAGGTCTGCTCCATCCTCTACGCGCCCGAGGTCGGTGACTACGGCGAGCCGGGCTTCCTGGCGCAGGTGGAGAGCCTGTCCAACGGCATGGAGACCGCGGGCTACAACCTGCTCGTCCTGGCGCAGACGGGCCATCAGGCGCCGTTGGATCCGGTCCGGAAGATCTACGATCAACGGCTCGCCGACGCGGTCGTCTTCTCCCGCACCATGCCCATGGACGAGCGGGCCCGGTTCTGCCTGGAGAAGGACATCCCGTTCGTGAGCTTCGGGCGGACCGAGCTGCAGACGCCGCACGCCTATGTCGACCACGACGACGAGCGCGCCGTGTTCGACGCGGTCGTGCACCTGGCGAAAAACGGGCACCGGAAGATCGTCCTGCTCAACCCGTCCGGCGGGTTCAACTATGTCGGCCTGCGGTTGCGCGGCTATCAGCGGGCGCTGGGCGAGGTGGGGCTGCCCTGGAACGAGTCCCTCGTCTACCAGGGAGACCTCTCGGTGCGGCACACCCGCGAGGCCATCCAACGGATCCTCCAGCGCGAGCCCTCCATCACGGCGATCGTCTGCGGCAACCAGATGTCCATCGTGGGCACGCTGGAGGGGCTGATCGAGAGCGGGCGGGACACGAAGCGGGACGGGGTGAGCGTCGTCGGCTTCGGAGGCATGCCCTTCCTCACGCTCTCCGAGCAGCACGTCACCTATTACTACCAGCCGCAGTCGCGCGTCGGCGCCGTGCTGGCCAAACACCTGACCGCGCTGCTCAACGGCGAGCCCGCGGAGAACCTGCGGACGGTGCTGCCCTATGTGCGCATCGACGACCTGCGGCTGTTCCGCACGCAGGACGAAATCGATCTGACCCAGGAGCCTCCGCGCTCGTGA